From Granulicella sp. WH15, the proteins below share one genomic window:
- the hrcA gene encoding heat-inducible transcriptional repressor HrcA — protein MAEVTQRQRAILTAVVESYIETGEPVGSATIARLQAGAQGISAGMSAATIRNEMAALAEAGLLEQPHTSAGRIPTARAFRMYIERFGEQTASSAIQGASRLERLEIDARFRDVSGTQAILERTSHVLATLSSGVGVAIASMPDKDTLEHVHFSRLATARVLAVVVTKSGMVRDRVLVLDRDLSAVELETAANFLNENFRGWSVERIRAEIALRVEQERTEYQRLLAAAQQLWAMAAPDFQADVRSVYVEGVANLVGSQPMGSVDDRERLREMLGALETKQRLVDLLNAYIDARQESVRVIFDLEEQAPEMAGLVLIAAPARMAGNARGTVGVIGPKRMQYERTMHAVGYIAQVFERMLEAGPERHGR, from the coding sequence ATGGCGGAAGTAACTCAACGGCAACGTGCCATCCTGACTGCGGTGGTGGAGAGCTATATCGAAACCGGCGAGCCGGTGGGGTCGGCTACGATTGCGCGGTTGCAGGCCGGGGCGCAGGGGATCAGCGCGGGAATGAGCGCGGCGACGATCCGCAACGAGATGGCGGCACTGGCCGAGGCTGGATTGCTCGAGCAGCCGCATACCTCGGCGGGCAGGATTCCCACGGCGCGGGCGTTCCGCATGTACATCGAGCGGTTCGGCGAGCAGACGGCGAGCTCGGCGATTCAGGGGGCTTCGCGGCTGGAACGGCTGGAGATCGACGCGCGGTTCCGCGATGTCTCCGGCACGCAGGCGATCCTCGAGCGGACCTCGCATGTCCTGGCCACGCTTTCGAGCGGGGTGGGGGTGGCTATCGCCTCCATGCCGGACAAGGACACGCTGGAGCACGTCCATTTTTCGCGGCTGGCGACGGCGCGGGTGCTGGCCGTGGTGGTGACCAAGAGCGGCATGGTGCGGGACCGGGTGCTGGTGCTCGACCGCGACCTTTCGGCAGTGGAGTTGGAGACGGCGGCGAACTTTTTGAACGAGAACTTCCGCGGCTGGAGCGTCGAGCGCATACGAGCGGAGATCGCTCTGCGGGTAGAGCAGGAGCGGACGGAGTATCAACGGTTGTTGGCGGCGGCGCAGCAGCTTTGGGCCATGGCGGCACCGGATTTTCAGGCGGATGTGCGGTCGGTGTACGTGGAAGGCGTGGCTAACCTGGTGGGGTCGCAGCCGATGGGCAGCGTGGACGACCGGGAGCGGCTGCGGGAGATGCTGGGCGCGCTCGAGACCAAGCAGCGGCTGGTGGATCTGCTGAATGCGTATATCGACGCGCGGCAGGAGAGCGTGCGCGTGATCTTCGATCTCGAGGAGCAGGCTCCCGAGATGGCCGGTCTGGTGCTGATCGCGGCTCCGGCCAGGATGGCGGGTAACGCCAGGGGGACGGTAGGGGTGATCGGGCCGAAGCGGATGCAGTATGAGCGGACGATGCACGCGGTGGGGTACATCGCGCAGGTGTTTGAAAGGATGCTGGAGGCGGGGCCGGAGAGGCACGGACGCTGA
- a CDS encoding nucleotide exchange factor GrpE, producing the protein MSDETKVTTELEQGVSEDEGFEAVADGSAAELEQVKGERDQLLDRLARLQAEFDNARKREAKERADAREYAIGSTVEPFLGVMDNFQLALKAQGSADQLRTGVELILKQMEEALRGMQVVAVETVGTQFDPRIHEALGSIETAEFPDHQVIEEIRRGYKIREKLLRPAMVKIAVNSAQVSD; encoded by the coding sequence ATGTCGGATGAGACAAAGGTAACCACGGAGCTGGAGCAGGGCGTCAGTGAGGACGAGGGTTTTGAGGCTGTGGCGGACGGTTCCGCCGCTGAGCTGGAGCAGGTAAAGGGCGAGCGAGACCAGTTGCTCGACCGTTTGGCGCGGCTGCAGGCCGAGTTCGATAACGCTCGCAAGCGCGAGGCCAAGGAGCGCGCCGATGCCCGGGAGTACGCGATCGGGAGCACTGTGGAGCCGTTCCTGGGCGTGATGGATAACTTCCAGTTGGCGCTGAAGGCGCAGGGGTCGGCCGATCAGTTGCGCACGGGTGTGGAACTGATTCTGAAGCAGATGGAAGAGGCGCTGCGCGGGATGCAGGTGGTGGCGGTCGAGACGGTCGGCACGCAGTTCGACCCGCGAATCCACGAGGCGCTGGGAAGCATCGAAACTGCGGAGTTTCCGGATCACCAGGTGATCGAAGAGATTCGGCGGGGATACAAGATCCGCGAGAAGCTGCTGCGCCCGGCTATGGTGAAGATTGCGGTGAACTCGGCGCAGGTGAGCGATTAG